One window from the genome of Saprospiraceae bacterium encodes:
- a CDS encoding vanadium-dependent haloperoxidase — MKISTRVLFLAIVFLVGSTMSCNKSENTSGTDDLMQSLDNSVYHEWVQVFMELDRYAAFFRPGPAPRALAYLGLSAYEASLGGMPDYQSLQYKIGISDMPAIKKNLYWPEVINASYAYLMNKFFEDVTFKDRNGNVLNKQDYLNIIVNKEKELRAKYRNAASEELLNNSEAHGREVATAIWRFSISDPIGHNAHLNPFPVPVNAQGCEWIPTDPITVADRGLFSQWGKVRRFAVTPGDMDALVSPYTCNSDTNSVIYAQAYETYVVTNLARKEPKGDMEHMAEFWSDDRVGWTFSPPARMVAIADQIVNEEDFNLEKTCLLYAQIGMALSDAAVICWYNKYKYNVERPITYIQREIDAKFTIPWLGFTPPFPAYPSGHATFAFSGVGILEAFVGGSYPFTDFCHQQRTDFNGHPRAYNSLRDLANENAFSRLPLGVHYRMDYEGGNYCGILTARRVLQLPWRR, encoded by the coding sequence ATGAAAATCTCGACACGTGTATTGTTTTTGGCCATCGTTTTTTTAGTGGGATCTACGATGTCCTGTAATAAATCGGAAAATACTTCTGGTACCGATGATCTCATGCAATCGCTTGACAATTCGGTGTATCACGAATGGGTTCAAGTGTTTATGGAATTGGACCGCTATGCAGCGTTTTTTAGACCTGGACCAGCTCCAAGAGCATTGGCTTATTTAGGCTTAAGTGCCTATGAAGCTAGTTTAGGAGGAATGCCGGATTACCAATCCCTGCAATATAAAATTGGTATTTCTGATATGCCTGCCATCAAAAAGAATTTGTATTGGCCGGAAGTCATCAATGCATCGTATGCATACCTGATGAACAAATTTTTTGAGGATGTAACTTTTAAAGATAGAAACGGAAATGTGTTGAATAAGCAGGATTATCTAAATATAATTGTCAATAAAGAAAAAGAACTGCGTGCAAAATATCGAAATGCAGCATCTGAAGAATTATTAAATAATTCAGAAGCGCATGGCCGGGAAGTCGCAACGGCTATTTGGAGATTTTCGATTTCGGATCCTATTGGTCACAATGCACATCTCAATCCTTTTCCTGTACCAGTAAATGCCCAAGGTTGTGAATGGATTCCTACGGATCCAATTACTGTTGCAGATCGTGGTTTGTTTTCTCAATGGGGTAAAGTGAGAAGATTTGCAGTAACACCTGGTGATATGGATGCATTGGTTTCTCCTTATACCTGTAATTCCGATACAAATTCAGTAATTTATGCACAGGCTTACGAAACGTATGTAGTTACAAATCTTGCACGCAAAGAACCTAAAGGGGACATGGAGCACATGGCCGAATTTTGGAGTGATGATCGGGTAGGTTGGACTTTTAGTCCGCCTGCAAGAATGGTAGCAATTGCGGATCAAATAGTCAATGAGGAAGATTTCAATTTGGAGAAAACTTGTTTATTATATGCCCAAATTGGGATGGCATTAAGCGATGCTGCCGTAATTTGCTGGTACAATAAATATAAATACAATGTGGAACGCCCCATTACCTATATCCAAAGAGAAATTGATGCAAAATTTACCATCCCTTGGTTGGGTTTTACACCACCATTCCCAGCTTACCCTTCAGGACATGCAACATTTGCGTTTTCTGGAGTGGGTATTTTAGAAGCTTTTGTAGGCGGCAGTTATCCGTTTACAGATTTTTGCCACCAACAACGAACAGATTTCAATGGACATCCTCGTGCCTATAATAGTTTGCGAGACCTTGCAAATGAAAATGCTTTCAGTCGCTTGCCTCTTGGCGTTCATTACCGCATGGATTACGAAGGCGGCAATTATTGCGGAATTTTAACTGCAAGACGTGTACTCCAATTACCCTGGAGAAGATAA
- a CDS encoding putative metal-dependent hydrolase produces the protein MDLEVLKFPIGRWKSKLVYQESEVREWIQDIAQLPEQLDELLKDLQDEQLIFKYRPDGWTIRQVIHHIPDSHMNGYIRHKLTITQVEPTINPYLESVWATLEDVQTVPVTASLQLLKNLHLRWSVFLKSLDPEEYTRIYIHPEHQRSISIQESIGMYSWHGRHHLAHIKNALENPY, from the coding sequence ATGGATCTAGAAGTTTTAAAATTTCCGATAGGTCGTTGGAAATCTAAATTGGTTTACCAGGAATCTGAAGTCCGGGAATGGATTCAAGACATTGCACAATTACCGGAACAGCTGGATGAACTATTAAAAGATCTACAGGACGAACAATTGATTTTCAAGTATCGGCCAGATGGTTGGACCATTCGACAAGTGATCCATCATATTCCAGACAGCCACATGAATGGGTACATCCGGCATAAATTGACGATTACCCAAGTTGAGCCTACCATCAATCCGTATCTTGAATCCGTTTGGGCAACATTGGAAGATGTTCAGACTGTGCCCGTAACAGCCTCGCTTCAACTACTTAAAAACCTGCATTTAAGGTGGTCGGTCTTTTTAAAATCACTTGATCCCGAAGAATATACCAGAATCTACATTCATCCGGAACATCAGCGAAGCATCAGTATACAGGAATCCATTGGAATGTATTCCTGGCATGGACGACATCACCTGGCACATATTAAGAATGCCCTTGAAAATCCATATTAA
- a CDS encoding OmpA family protein, with product MEAFDLIKKLVGRDEINHLAKFTGESDLICSKAMDSSIALILAGISAKANDSTSSMKIWNLIRLFSGTANWKDQTPLLFSGQLPDSLPGSTGSDLLAMLFGGNSSSLKFISQVAGFKSDNAAGKVLSIAAPLVLHVLKEQISHGQMELPGFYAWLEKSKEKWDSILPSGFSSLLSLTKKSSHTIESKTQVETAPSGSLWWLYLTGLVALIASLFMLLQKCNREELTDKANRAVQVMSAVADSAKIRAELAGKQAQQMLDSTGLRFKESWKSLGNQMNIRLGEFELKLPEKGIEIKLLDWIQSKTTKVDKTTWFNFDRILFETGSATLNNVSSEQIENIAKIMKAIPVVEFKIGGYTDATGNPDANKNLSQARAEAVMHALIEQGIDASRLSAEGYGSEFPVADNNTPEGREQNRRVAIRVTKK from the coding sequence ATGGAGGCATTTGATCTGATAAAAAAATTGGTGGGTCGGGATGAAATCAATCATCTGGCAAAATTTACCGGAGAATCTGATTTGATCTGCTCTAAAGCAATGGACAGCTCAATTGCCCTGATTTTAGCAGGCATTTCAGCAAAAGCAAACGATTCAACTAGTTCTATGAAAATCTGGAATCTGATCCGTTTGTTTTCAGGAACTGCAAATTGGAAAGATCAAACGCCTTTGTTGTTTAGCGGACAATTACCAGACAGTTTGCCAGGATCCACTGGATCAGATTTACTTGCAATGTTGTTTGGAGGAAATTCCAGCAGTTTAAAATTTATAAGTCAGGTAGCTGGATTTAAATCAGACAATGCAGCTGGAAAAGTACTTTCGATTGCAGCACCGCTGGTATTGCATGTTTTAAAAGAACAAATCAGCCACGGACAGATGGAGTTACCGGGATTTTATGCCTGGTTGGAAAAATCCAAAGAAAAATGGGATTCTATCTTGCCATCTGGATTCAGCAGTTTATTAAGTTTAACAAAAAAATCAAGCCATACCATAGAATCTAAAACGCAGGTTGAAACAGCTCCATCTGGTTCCTTGTGGTGGCTGTACCTTACAGGACTTGTAGCATTGATTGCAAGTTTGTTTATGTTGTTGCAAAAATGCAACCGGGAAGAACTGACTGATAAAGCAAATCGTGCAGTACAAGTGATGTCGGCAGTGGCAGATTCAGCAAAAATAAGAGCGGAATTGGCTGGAAAACAAGCTCAACAAATGTTGGATTCAACAGGTCTTCGGTTTAAAGAAAGTTGGAAATCACTCGGAAATCAAATGAACATTCGTTTGGGTGAATTTGAATTAAAACTTCCTGAAAAAGGAATTGAAATTAAATTATTGGATTGGATTCAAAGTAAAACCACCAAAGTGGATAAAACCACCTGGTTTAATTTTGACCGAATTCTTTTTGAAACCGGCAGTGCTACTCTAAACAATGTTTCATCAGAGCAAATTGAAAACATTGCTAAAATCATGAAAGCGATTCCTGTAGTTGAATTTAAAATTGGAGGCTATACAGATGCAACTGGAAATCCAGATGCAAATAAGAATTTGTCGCAAGCACGTGCAGAAGCTGTGATGCATGCACTTATCGAACAAGGAATTGATGCTTCCCGTTTATCAGCTGAAGGTTATGGCTCTGAATTTCCGGTTGCAGACAATAATACCCCGGAAGGAAGAGAACAGAACCGACGGGTGGCAATACGAGTTACGAAGAAGTAA
- a CDS encoding anaerobic ribonucleoside-triphosphate reductase activating protein, whose amino-acid sequence MKQAVTNSIYHITPFTLLDFPHKTACIIWYAGCNMRCHYCYNPDIVKGKGTISHEDAFKWISSRKGFLDGVVLSGGECLMDKKIESFIQNLKEHGFLIKLDTNGSYPVRLKSLVQNQLINYIALDFKALPNQFYKVTQSGLFNKFQQSLEFLIKINAPFEVRTTIHSKLLSPDDLLQMVHYLESRNYSGTYYLQNFFNNCKTLGELPNDYQFIKQGDFSSTKFEIIVRS is encoded by the coding sequence TTGAAACAAGCCGTGACTAATTCCATCTATCATATCACACCCTTTACGTTATTGGATTTTCCACATAAGACAGCCTGTATTATTTGGTATGCAGGCTGCAATATGCGTTGCCATTATTGTTATAATCCTGATATCGTAAAAGGTAAAGGGACTATTTCACATGAGGATGCTTTTAAGTGGATTTCCAGCCGAAAGGGATTTTTGGATGGAGTCGTATTAAGTGGCGGTGAATGTTTGATGGATAAAAAGATTGAATCGTTTATTCAAAATTTAAAAGAACACGGTTTTCTGATAAAATTAGATACCAATGGGTCTTATCCAGTGCGATTAAAATCCTTAGTTCAAAATCAACTCATTAATTATATTGCATTAGATTTTAAAGCACTACCAAATCAATTTTATAAAGTAACCCAATCTGGTTTGTTTAATAAATTTCAACAAAGTCTTGAGTTTTTAATTAAAATCAATGCACCTTTTGAAGTCCGGACGACAATCCATTCTAAACTCTTGAGTCCGGATGATTTATTACAAATGGTCCACTATTTAGAGTCCAGAAATTATTCGGGAACCTACTACCTTCAAAATTTCTTTAACAATTGCAAAACCCTTGGTGAACTTCCAAACGATTACCAATTCATTAAACAAGGGGACTTCAGTTCGACTAAATTTGAGATCATCGTGCGGTCTTAA
- a CDS encoding Rrf2 family transcriptional regulator: protein MRALSKATIYCLRALMYVASKNEQDNYVSIGEISDELDISFHFLTKTFQTLNQHGLLESHRGPHGGIILKKPSKDIYLIDIVHILEGEDFFDKCLLGLPGCGEREPCPVHNFWKNVKGNLQMEFKKTSLQHLAKAINMGKMRL from the coding sequence ATGCGCGCACTCTCAAAAGCCACTATATATTGCCTCCGGGCGCTCATGTACGTAGCATCAAAGAACGAACAGGACAATTATGTAAGCATTGGAGAAATCTCTGATGAACTGGATATTTCATTTCACTTTTTGACTAAAACCTTTCAGACTTTGAATCAACATGGATTGTTGGAGTCGCACCGGGGTCCACACGGAGGGATTATTCTGAAAAAACCAAGTAAGGATATTTATCTAATTGACATTGTGCATATTCTGGAAGGGGAGGATTTTTTTGATAAATGTTTGTTGGGTTTACCTGGCTGTGGCGAACGGGAACCTTGTCCTGTTCACAACTTTTGGAAAAATGTAAAGGGCAATTTGCAAATGGAATTTAAGAAGACTTCCTTGCAACATTTGGCTAAAGCTATAAATATGGGTAAAATGCGCTTGTAA
- a CDS encoding peptide chain release factor 3, with product MSQIEELQKRRTFGIVSHPDAGKTTLTEKLLLFGGAIQTAGAVKSNKIKKHATSDFMEIERQRGISVATSVMAFPYRDLQINILDTPGHKDFAEDTFRTLTAVDSVIVVIDVAKGVEEQTEKLVEVCRMRHTPIIVFINKLDREGKDAFDLLDEVETKLNLRVTPLSWPIGMGQSFQGVYSLYEKKFIHFRPHGKQDTEDSVSIDRVEDQRLSEIVGQRPHKQFLEELHTIQGVYPEFKREDYLSGKICPVFYGSAVNNFGVRELLDCFVEIAPTPLARETEERVVEPSEPKMSGFVFKIHANMDPKHRDRIAFFRICSGVFERNKNYYHVRLQRNLKFSNPTSFMAARKEVVDEAYPGDVVGLFDSGNFKIGDSLSEGESLHFKGIPRFSPEIFRFVNNTDPSKFKQFAKGLDQLMDEGVAQMFIKVDSQRKIIGVVGVLQFDVIQYRMEHEYGAACSYDAIQLHKACWVVCEDVKKLDEFIARRKKDLARDKDDKLVFLAESAWTLKLVQENFPDIQFFTSSEH from the coding sequence ATGAGCCAAATTGAAGAATTACAGAAGCGACGAACCTTTGGGATCGTTTCACACCCGGATGCTGGAAAAACTACCCTTACTGAAAAGTTATTGCTCTTTGGGGGTGCCATTCAAACGGCAGGTGCTGTAAAATCCAATAAAATAAAGAAACATGCGACCTCAGACTTTATGGAGATTGAACGCCAACGGGGCATTTCGGTGGCAACCAGCGTGATGGCATTTCCATATCGTGATTTACAGATAAACATCCTGGATACTCCCGGACACAAAGATTTTGCAGAAGATACCTTTAGAACTTTAACAGCAGTCGATAGCGTCATTGTGGTCATTGATGTAGCGAAAGGCGTAGAGGAACAAACGGAAAAACTGGTGGAAGTTTGTCGTATGCGGCACACTCCAATTATCGTTTTTATAAACAAACTCGATCGCGAAGGAAAAGATGCTTTCGATTTATTGGATGAAGTTGAAACGAAATTAAATTTAAGAGTCACCCCACTTTCCTGGCCTATTGGAATGGGTCAAAGTTTTCAGGGGGTTTACAGTCTGTATGAAAAAAAGTTCATCCACTTTCGCCCACATGGAAAGCAGGATACAGAAGACAGTGTGTCTATTGACCGCGTTGAAGACCAAAGGCTATCTGAAATCGTGGGTCAACGTCCACACAAACAATTTTTGGAAGAGCTACATACCATTCAAGGAGTTTATCCGGAATTTAAACGCGAAGATTATTTGTCTGGCAAAATTTGTCCGGTTTTCTATGGTTCCGCTGTAAATAATTTTGGGGTTCGTGAATTGTTAGATTGTTTTGTTGAAATTGCACCCACTCCATTGGCACGTGAAACCGAAGAGCGTGTGGTCGAACCCAGCGAACCTAAAATGAGCGGTTTTGTTTTTAAAATTCATGCCAACATGGATCCCAAACATCGTGACCGGATTGCTTTTTTCAGAATCTGTTCAGGTGTTTTCGAACGAAATAAAAATTACTACCACGTCCGCTTGCAGCGCAATTTAAAATTTTCCAATCCAACTTCTTTTATGGCAGCTCGCAAGGAAGTTGTTGATGAAGCATATCCCGGAGATGTTGTTGGATTGTTTGACAGTGGAAATTTTAAAATCGGAGATAGCTTATCTGAAGGGGAATCATTACATTTTAAAGGCATCCCCAGATTTTCACCCGAGATCTTTCGTTTTGTAAACAATACCGATCCGTCCAAATTTAAACAATTTGCAAAAGGACTGGATCAATTAATGGATGAAGGCGTTGCGCAGATGTTTATTAAAGTAGACAGCCAACGAAAAATCATCGGAGTTGTAGGCGTTTTGCAGTTTGATGTAATCCAATACAGAATGGAACACGAATACGGTGCTGCATGCAGTTACGATGCCATTCAATTGCATAAAGCCTGTTGGGTTGTATGCGAGGATGTAAAAAAACTGGATGAATTTATTGCGCGCCGTAAAAAAGATCTTGCACGTGACAAAGATGACAAACTGGTTTTCTTAGCAGAATCTGCGTGGACCCTTAAATTGGTTCAAGAAAATTTTCCCGATATTCAATTTTTTACATCCAGTGAACATTGA
- a CDS encoding DUF4197 domain-containing protein — protein sequence MKYLLFTFSGLFLFSSCNAQFGKLLKQVTGQDISTDDVANGLKEALSKGTNKGTELLSQKDGYFKSIYKIMLPEDAKKVCDKLRPVPGFASIEEDVIEKLNRAAEDAAIKAKPIFLSAIKSMSIADAWNILKGKDNAATQYLQSTTTDPLYAEFKPIITESMEKVGAIQVWSSAVSKYNQIPFVKKANPDMTDYVTRKALEGLFKKIEEEEKDIRHNLSSRTSDLLKKVFSKQDK from the coding sequence ATGAAATACCTTCTTTTTACATTTTCGGGCTTGTTTCTGTTCAGTTCTTGTAATGCCCAATTTGGCAAACTGCTAAAGCAAGTTACCGGTCAGGATATCAGCACAGACGATGTAGCGAATGGCTTGAAAGAAGCCCTTTCCAAAGGAACCAACAAAGGCACCGAATTGCTTTCCCAAAAAGATGGGTATTTTAAAAGTATCTATAAAATTATGCTTCCGGAAGATGCAAAAAAGGTTTGTGATAAATTGCGTCCGGTACCAGGTTTTGCTTCCATTGAGGAGGATGTCATTGAAAAATTAAATCGCGCGGCCGAAGATGCTGCCATTAAAGCCAAACCAATATTTCTAAGCGCAATTAAATCCATGTCGATTGCTGATGCCTGGAATATTTTAAAGGGTAAAGACAATGCAGCAACACAATATCTCCAATCCACTACAACGGATCCCTTATATGCAGAATTTAAACCAATTATAACGGAATCAATGGAAAAAGTAGGCGCAATCCAAGTTTGGTCATCGGCTGTAAGCAAATACAACCAAATTCCATTTGTAAAAAAGGCCAATCCAGATATGACCGATTACGTGACGCGCAAAGCACTCGAAGGCTTGTTTAAAAAAATAGAGGAAGAAGAAAAAGACATTCGTCACAATCTGTCTTCACGTACCAGCGATTTGTTGAAAAAAGTCTTTTCAAAACAAGACAAGTAG
- a CDS encoding ribonucleoside triphosphate reductase, translated as MPDWVIKRNGEYRPFQFNKIEDALQKAFLGQNKALNLKCLRTIQNYLNTKTCWAVEDIQDLIEKTLFDFIEFDVMRAFMLHRHTRKLQREHVLGLNDDTSYIDCSQTVNEYVYQTDWRINANANTSYSSAGLINNVAGKVIANYWLDKVYTKEEGYAHRNGDYHIHDLDCLTGYCAGWSLRMLLNEGFNGVRGRVESRPPAHFREALGQMANFLGILQSEWAGAQAFSSFDTYLAPYVFKDQLSFAEVLKAIRSFVYNLNVPARWGQSPFTNITLDWTVPKDLQDQFPSRKDQHLFKDIQDEIILAKSKDRGVSKPDELCYRHFQAEMNLINKAYYQVMTEGDANGQPFTFPIPTVNITEDFDWYGENTDLLFENTAKIGSSYFQNFIGSQFMLDEQGIRVENPNAYKPNAIRSMCCRLQLDLRELLKRGNGLFGSAEMTGSIGVVTINMARLGYLYQNDEAALMLRLDQLLELAKSSLEKKREFIQGLFDRGLYPYTKRYLKNLKNHFATIGVNGMNEMIRNFSKDRHSIADEWGRDFALRILDFIRSRILEFQEITGNLYNLEATPAEGTTYRFAKEDKKRFEDIIQAGFGDNIYYTNSSQLPAHYTEDPFEALLQQDELQCKYTGGTVLHLYMREKISSPEACRNLVRKVLSNFRLPYITITPVFSICNTHGYLNGEHSYCPKCDAHILQSIFSETKN; from the coding sequence ATGCCAGACTGGGTCATCAAACGAAATGGAGAATACCGTCCTTTTCAATTTAATAAAATTGAAGATGCGCTGCAAAAAGCATTTTTAGGACAAAACAAAGCCTTGAATTTAAAATGCTTGCGTACCATTCAAAACTATTTAAATACAAAAACCTGTTGGGCAGTTGAGGATATCCAAGATCTCATAGAAAAGACCTTATTTGATTTTATTGAATTTGATGTCATGCGGGCGTTTATGCTGCATCGGCACACACGTAAATTGCAACGGGAGCATGTACTTGGTTTAAACGATGATACCAGCTATATTGATTGTTCGCAAACTGTAAATGAATATGTTTACCAAACCGATTGGCGCATTAATGCAAATGCAAATACTTCCTATTCCAGTGCCGGATTAATCAACAATGTCGCCGGTAAAGTGATTGCTAATTACTGGTTGGATAAAGTATATACAAAAGAAGAAGGGTATGCGCATCGAAATGGAGATTATCATATCCATGATTTAGATTGTCTTACAGGCTATTGTGCAGGTTGGAGTTTGCGCATGCTATTAAATGAAGGTTTTAATGGAGTACGGGGCCGCGTGGAGAGTCGGCCTCCTGCTCATTTTAGAGAAGCTTTGGGTCAAATGGCTAATTTTCTTGGTATTCTTCAAAGTGAATGGGCCGGAGCACAAGCATTTAGTTCGTTTGATACTTATTTAGCTCCATATGTTTTTAAAGACCAACTCAGTTTTGCAGAAGTATTAAAAGCAATTCGGAGTTTTGTTTATAATTTGAATGTACCTGCCCGCTGGGGACAATCACCTTTTACGAATATAACCTTGGACTGGACGGTCCCAAAAGATTTACAAGATCAATTTCCAAGTCGCAAGGACCAGCATCTTTTTAAAGACATACAGGATGAAATTATTTTAGCTAAATCGAAAGATCGGGGTGTAAGCAAGCCAGATGAATTGTGTTACAGGCATTTCCAGGCTGAGATGAATTTAATAAACAAAGCGTATTATCAAGTAATGACAGAAGGCGATGCAAATGGACAGCCTTTCACCTTTCCCATTCCAACTGTCAACATTACAGAAGACTTTGATTGGTATGGTGAAAATACCGACCTCCTTTTTGAGAATACAGCAAAAATTGGTTCATCATACTTTCAAAATTTTATAGGGAGTCAATTTATGTTGGATGAACAGGGAATCCGGGTTGAAAACCCGAATGCCTACAAGCCCAATGCCATTCGCAGCATGTGTTGTCGACTGCAATTGGATTTGCGCGAATTATTAAAACGGGGTAATGGCTTATTTGGAAGTGCGGAAATGACTGGAAGTATAGGCGTCGTAACAATTAATATGGCACGCTTGGGGTATCTCTATCAAAATGATGAAGCCGCTTTAATGCTCCGCTTGGATCAGTTACTTGAATTAGCCAAGTCGAGTTTAGAAAAAAAGCGCGAATTTATTCAGGGTTTATTTGATCGGGGATTGTATCCTTATACGAAGCGCTATTTGAAAAACTTGAAAAATCATTTTGCAACCATCGGTGTAAACGGAATGAATGAAATGATCCGTAATTTTTCAAAAGATCGCCATTCCATTGCGGATGAATGGGGTCGTGATTTTGCACTTCGAATTTTGGATTTTATACGCAGTCGTATATTAGAATTTCAAGAGATCACCGGCAATTTATATAATTTGGAAGCGACCCCGGCAGAAGGCACTACGTATCGCTTTGCAAAGGAGGATAAAAAGCGATTTGAAGACATAATTCAGGCAGGTTTTGGTGATAATATTTATTATACGAACAGTTCGCAGCTCCCTGCACATTACACTGAAGATCCATTTGAGGCACTGCTCCAGCAAGATGAATTGCAATGCAAATACACAGGAGGTACCGTACTTCATTTATATATGCGAGAAAAAATTAGTTCGCCTGAAGCTTGCCGAAATCTGGTTCGAAAAGTACTTTCAAATTTCAGATTGCCTTATATCACAATTACACCGGTCTTTAGTATATGCAATACACATGGTTATTTAAATGGCGAACACAGTTATTGCCCAAAATGCGATGCACATATTTTACAATCGATTTTCAGTGAAACTAAAAACTAA
- a CDS encoding T9SS type A sorting domain-containing protein has translation MDWIYTYKTVSRAHKINKVSDQVYIVSGYMEHSNLIFCGLFDSSGQHLKTYTFENRNYSSSVAFQGVLPNGEIALLLYDGRLMRINPFDYSIDSSLADILTYFWEPVTIYQAYLKHDTLCVVGYNTDANTLYFEYSFYNNSYSNIKGNLKYPYTAIGGFFNYHSMYSLRKNDSLYFEHFTAPYDTAVVSIRIDTFFKTFQKAILSNRNEYYLMGYALDSTIYGVICKFDTTGQLKWRKTFRPEKPSRGSRPFKIFTDLKESSDSVILIVGTEGSYITGPISNSIIIKLSTFGDVLWEDKKAFLHEGNSNNELALDSAGNYYVTGTAGLSDYSIPNRAYIAKYSNEIVQNKHVDVNSTFSIYPNPATDFIYIQLPNHFDFNKSFVEFYNLQGQLIYKSILNQLTESIPLNFIKDKILLARISSNGKSVYFQKIILE, from the coding sequence TTGGATTGGATTTATACCTACAAAACGGTATCTAGGGCACATAAGATCAACAAAGTTTCGGATCAGGTTTATATTGTATCAGGGTATATGGAACATTCCAATTTAATATTCTGTGGTCTATTTGACTCAAGTGGCCAACATTTAAAAACATATACTTTTGAAAATAGAAATTATTCAAGTTCTGTTGCTTTTCAGGGGGTGCTGCCAAATGGAGAAATAGCCCTGTTGCTCTATGATGGAAGACTCATGCGTATTAATCCGTTTGATTACTCAATAGATTCCAGCCTTGCGGATATTCTAACCTATTTTTGGGAGCCTGTAACCATTTATCAAGCTTATTTAAAACACGATACGCTATGCGTCGTCGGATACAACACAGATGCTAACACGCTGTATTTTGAATACTCTTTTTACAACAACAGTTATTCAAATATTAAAGGAAATTTGAAATATCCATATACAGCTATTGGAGGATTTTTTAATTATCACAGTATGTATTCTCTTCGAAAAAACGACAGCTTGTATTTTGAACATTTTACTGCTCCTTATGACACAGCCGTAGTTTCGATTCGCATTGATACCTTCTTTAAAACGTTTCAAAAAGCAATTTTATCAAATCGTAATGAATATTATTTAATGGGTTATGCTTTGGACTCTACCATTTATGGAGTTATTTGTAAATTTGATACAACAGGTCAGTTGAAATGGCGTAAAACGTTTAGACCTGAGAAACCAAGTAGAGGAAGTAGACCTTTTAAAATATTTACTGATTTAAAAGAATCATCCGATTCAGTTATCTTGATCGTTGGAACAGAAGGATCCTACATTACAGGACCTATTAGCAATTCAATTATTATTAAACTCTCTACATTCGGAGACGTCTTGTGGGAAGATAAAAAAGCCTTCTTACATGAAGGCAATTCAAATAATGAACTGGCGTTAGATTCAGCAGGAAATTACTATGTTACCGGCACCGCAGGACTTTCAGATTACTCCATTCCAAACAGGGCTTATATTGCAAAGTATTCCAATGAAATTGTTCAAAATAAGCATGTTGATGTAAATTCGACATTCAGCATTTACCCGAATCCTGCGACTGATTTTATTTATATTCAATTACCCAATCACTTTGATTTTAACAAGAGTTTTGTTGAATTCTATAACTTACAAGGTCAATTGATTTATAAATCAATACTAAATCAGTTAACAGAATCAATTCCATTAAATTTTATAAAAGATAAAATACTCTTGGCACGAATAAGCTCGAATGGCAAATCCGTTTATTTTCAAAAAATAATTTTAGAATAG